From a region of the Halorubrum sp. BV1 genome:
- a CDS encoding GAF domain-containing protein — protein sequence MNPGSGGGRDGPNGEFGIGPGQSGRDTDRGPPPGDDGRCRILVVDDEPGAADLAAVHVDRLVDGVETVARTDPEAALGVVRDECVDCVVSDYNMPELDGLELLEAVRSIDSDLPFVLFTGRGSEGIASEAISAGVTDYLQKGVGRDRYEVLANSVANALDRRRAERDLREVNAKVTAIHGFASDLTSVHDTTEVFERVVDAVEEILDFDRCVTARLEGDRLRPAARSERADPDEIAAFEPAERVRTGDADRGVETPADVEGVETWVDVEERSVIRVPIGSEGVFYAVAADCDAFDARDVEFAELVAAHAADAIEQIETEDELRGERDRLSALFDDLPLPAARTVSRPGAGRRLEATNDAFEATFGYAASDRGYQAICDAIVPDDADGVDLAGVADGGTASRVEVRRHTTEGVRDFILHVIPVERPRETVVYTVYADIGEQKRVERILRRLHETTRTMLRGDDCEAIAEIATRAAIDILEFPSSGVRLYDDDRDALLPTALSAEARASLGDRPAFGPGDGIIWEAFERGEPIAVDDLDATETVIEYGDLRSILVVPLGDHGVMPLGSDEAGFFDDTAVQLARVLGANVTVALDRADRTRQLRERDDDLKREVERLEKFAGLVSHDLRNPLNVATGRVELACERVDDADALANLDKATDAHDRMEELIDDLLALARQGRTVDDPEPVSLAAAAERAWRTVDTTRATLDVRDGDAAIEADPERLRTLFENLFTNSVEHGLDHGDASATPARADSTGTDCLSVTVGSLPDGFYVADDGTGFDIDPEAAVEYGTSDNPGGTGFGLAIVREIAAAHGWEFAIDEAASGARFEFVSSG from the coding sequence ATGAACCCCGGATCCGGCGGCGGCCGCGACGGACCGAACGGTGAGTTCGGGATCGGGCCGGGGCAATCCGGACGCGACACGGACCGCGGACCGCCGCCCGGAGACGACGGCCGGTGTCGGATCCTCGTCGTCGACGACGAGCCGGGTGCCGCCGACCTCGCCGCCGTCCACGTCGACCGCCTCGTCGACGGCGTCGAGACCGTCGCTCGCACGGACCCGGAAGCGGCGCTTGGCGTCGTGCGCGACGAGTGCGTCGACTGTGTCGTCAGCGACTACAACATGCCGGAGCTGGACGGACTCGAACTGCTGGAGGCCGTCCGGTCGATCGATTCCGACCTCCCGTTCGTGCTCTTCACCGGCAGGGGATCGGAGGGGATCGCGAGCGAGGCGATCTCAGCCGGCGTCACGGACTACCTCCAGAAGGGGGTCGGACGCGACCGGTACGAGGTGCTCGCGAACAGCGTCGCGAACGCTCTCGACCGCCGCCGCGCCGAGCGAGACCTCCGGGAAGTGAACGCGAAGGTCACGGCGATACACGGGTTCGCGAGTGACCTCACGTCGGTCCACGACACGACCGAGGTGTTCGAGCGGGTCGTCGACGCGGTCGAGGAGATCCTCGATTTCGACCGCTGCGTCACGGCTCGTCTGGAGGGGGATCGGCTCCGCCCCGCCGCGCGGTCGGAGCGCGCCGACCCGGACGAGATCGCGGCGTTCGAGCCCGCAGAGCGCGTTCGGACGGGAGACGCCGACCGCGGAGTGGAGACGCCGGCGGACGTCGAGGGCGTCGAGACGTGGGTCGACGTCGAGGAGCGATCGGTTATCCGGGTCCCGATCGGCTCAGAGGGCGTGTTTTACGCGGTCGCGGCAGACTGCGACGCCTTCGACGCTCGCGACGTCGAGTTCGCCGAACTGGTGGCCGCACACGCGGCCGACGCCATCGAACAGATCGAGACGGAAGACGAGCTCCGAGGCGAACGCGACAGGCTGAGCGCGCTCTTCGACGACCTGCCGCTGCCGGCCGCGCGGACGGTGAGTCGACCCGGTGCCGGTCGGCGGCTGGAAGCCACGAACGACGCGTTCGAGGCAACGTTCGGATACGCCGCGAGCGACCGCGGCTATCAGGCGATCTGCGATGCGATCGTCCCGGACGACGCAGACGGAGTCGATCTCGCCGGCGTCGCGGACGGCGGGACCGCCTCGCGAGTCGAGGTTCGCCGCCACACGACCGAAGGAGTTCGGGACTTCATCCTACACGTAATCCCCGTCGAGCGTCCGAGGGAGACGGTCGTCTACACCGTCTACGCGGACATCGGCGAACAGAAACGAGTCGAACGGATCCTCCGGAGGCTCCACGAGACGACCCGGACGATGCTCCGCGGTGACGACTGCGAGGCGATAGCGGAGATCGCCACCCGCGCGGCGATCGACATCCTCGAGTTCCCGAGCAGCGGCGTTCGGCTGTACGACGACGACCGAGACGCCCTGTTGCCGACGGCGCTCAGCGCGGAGGCGCGGGCGTCGCTCGGCGACCGCCCCGCGTTCGGACCGGGCGACGGGATCATCTGGGAGGCGTTCGAGCGAGGCGAACCGATCGCCGTCGACGACCTCGACGCGACGGAGACCGTCATCGAGTACGGCGACCTCCGAAGCATCCTCGTCGTTCCCCTCGGTGACCACGGCGTGATGCCGCTCGGCTCCGACGAGGCGGGGTTTTTCGACGACACGGCGGTCCAGTTGGCGCGCGTCTTGGGAGCGAACGTGACGGTCGCACTCGATCGAGCCGACCGGACGAGACAGCTCAGAGAGCGCGACGACGACCTGAAACGGGAGGTCGAGCGCCTCGAGAAGTTCGCCGGACTCGTCTCTCACGACCTCCGAAACCCGCTCAACGTCGCCACGGGGCGAGTCGAACTCGCTTGTGAGCGCGTCGACGACGCCGACGCGCTCGCGAACCTCGACAAGGCTACAGACGCACACGACCGCATGGAAGAGCTCATCGACGACCTCCTGGCGCTGGCGCGACAGGGACGGACCGTCGACGATCCCGAGCCCGTCTCGTTGGCCGCGGCGGCCGAGCGCGCGTGGCGCACCGTCGACACCACGAGAGCGACGCTCGACGTGCGCGACGGCGACGCCGCGATCGAGGCCGACCCGGAGCGCCTCCGAACGCTGTTCGAGAACCTGTTTACGAACAGCGTCGAACACGGACTCGACCACGGCGACGCCTCGGCGACGCCGGCACGGGCCGATTCGACTGGAACCGACTGCCTCTCCGTCACCGTGGGATCGCTCCCGGACGGGTTCTACGTCGCGGACGACGGCACCGGCTTCGATATCGATCCCGAGGCGGCGGTCGAGTACGGCACGTCCGACAACCCCGGGGGGACGGGCTTCGGGCTCGCGATCGTCCGCGAGATCGCGGCGGCGCACGGATGGGAGTTCGCGATCGACGAGGCCGCGTCCGGCGCGCGCTTCGAGTTTGTATCGAGCGGCTAG
- the sucC gene encoding ADP-forming succinate--CoA ligase subunit beta, producing the protein MKLHEHQAKTIFADAGIPVPESRLATTVEEALDAVDEIGYPAAIKAQVHVGGRGKAGGIKIATDRDEAEQYAEEILGMDLKGYTVDSVLVEAGVDFVDELYVGVTMDRGEGEPVLMVSTEGGVDIEEVAAETPDAIAREHVDPAFGLHPYQARKVVYEAGVDADVALDVASILSTLYDLYEANDASEIEVNPVMITGDRDVVAADAVMNIDEDALFRQPDLSEMAEESYEDDLERKAGEYGFDYVRLSGNVGIIGNGAGLVMTTLDLVDYYGGSPANFLDIGGGAKAERVTQALDMVFSDPNVDAVVFNIFGGITRGDEVAKGINEALAEFDEIPKKVVVRLAGTNAAEGMEILNTDLIEVEETLEDAVQRAVQNAEEVTQ; encoded by the coding sequence ATGAAACTTCACGAACATCAAGCGAAGACTATCTTCGCGGATGCCGGGATCCCGGTGCCGGAGTCCCGGCTCGCGACGACCGTCGAGGAGGCGCTCGACGCGGTCGACGAGATCGGCTACCCGGCCGCGATCAAGGCGCAGGTCCACGTCGGCGGCCGCGGGAAGGCGGGGGGAATCAAGATCGCGACCGACCGAGACGAGGCCGAGCAGTACGCCGAGGAGATCCTCGGTATGGATCTGAAGGGCTACACCGTCGATTCGGTCCTCGTCGAGGCGGGCGTCGACTTCGTCGACGAGCTCTACGTCGGCGTCACCATGGACCGCGGCGAGGGCGAACCCGTCCTGATGGTCTCGACCGAGGGCGGCGTGGACATAGAGGAGGTCGCGGCGGAGACCCCCGACGCGATCGCCCGCGAGCACGTCGACCCCGCGTTCGGCCTTCACCCGTATCAGGCCCGCAAGGTCGTCTACGAGGCCGGCGTCGACGCCGACGTCGCGCTCGACGTGGCGTCGATCCTCTCGACGCTGTACGACCTCTACGAGGCGAACGACGCCTCGGAGATCGAGGTCAACCCCGTCATGATCACGGGCGACCGCGACGTGGTCGCCGCCGACGCGGTCATGAACATCGACGAGGACGCGCTGTTCCGACAGCCCGACCTGTCCGAGATGGCAGAGGAGTCCTACGAGGACGACTTAGAGCGGAAGGCCGGCGAGTACGGCTTCGATTACGTCCGCCTCTCGGGCAACGTCGGTATCATCGGCAACGGGGCCGGACTCGTGATGACGACGCTCGATCTGGTCGACTACTACGGCGGCTCGCCCGCCAACTTCCTCGATATCGGGGGCGGCGCGAAAGCAGAGCGCGTCACGCAGGCGCTCGACATGGTCTTTTCTGACCCCAACGTCGACGCCGTCGTGTTCAACATCTTCGGCGGGATCACCCGCGGCGACGAGGTCGCCAAAGGGATCAACGAGGCGCTCGCCGAGTTCGACGAGATCCCGAAGAAGGTCGTCGTCCGGCTCGCCGGCACGAACGCCGCGGAGGGGATGGAGATCTTAAACACCGACCTGATCGAAGTCGAGGAGACGCTGGAGGACGCCGTCCAGCGCGCGGTGCAGAACGCGGAGGAGGTGACCCAATGA
- a CDS encoding tRNA (N(6)-L-threonylcarbamoyladenosine(37)-C(2))-methylthiotransferase: MATYHIETYGCSSNRGESREIERALRDGGHRPAASPEDADVAILNTCTVVEKTEQNMLRRAEELAEETTDLVVTGCMALAQGDLFEAAGLDAEILHWDEVPSYALNGECPTTTPDAEPVLDGVVGILPIARGCMSNCSYCITKFATGRVDSPPVEENVEKARELVHAGAKEIRVTGQDTGVYGWDTGDRKLPELLDRICDIDGEFRVRLGMANPGGIHGIHEELADVFADNPKLYDFIHAPVQSGSDDVLEDMRRQHRVDKFREVVAAFDDRLDHWTLSTDFIVGFPTEDDADHEQSMDLLREVRPEKINVTRFSKRPGTDAADMKGLGGTVKKERSKAMSALKMTVVGEAYESMVGDEFEVLVVEEGTGDSVKCRDSAYRQIIVQNATERGVAVGDVLTVTVTGHNTVYAFGDPVDGDRSADDAAEHPRTTA; the protein is encoded by the coding sequence ATGGCGACGTATCACATCGAAACCTACGGCTGTAGCTCGAACCGAGGCGAGAGCCGAGAGATCGAGCGGGCGCTCCGAGACGGCGGCCACCGCCCCGCAGCGAGCCCCGAGGACGCAGACGTCGCCATCCTCAACACCTGCACGGTCGTCGAGAAGACGGAGCAGAACATGCTGCGCCGAGCGGAGGAACTGGCCGAAGAGACCACGGACCTCGTCGTCACCGGCTGTATGGCGCTCGCGCAGGGCGACCTGTTCGAGGCGGCCGGACTCGACGCGGAGATCCTCCACTGGGACGAGGTCCCGTCGTACGCGCTCAACGGCGAGTGTCCGACGACCACGCCCGACGCAGAACCCGTCTTAGACGGCGTCGTCGGCATCCTGCCCATCGCGCGCGGCTGCATGAGCAACTGCTCGTACTGCATCACGAAGTTCGCGACCGGCCGCGTCGACTCGCCGCCCGTCGAGGAGAACGTCGAGAAGGCCCGAGAGCTGGTTCACGCCGGCGCAAAGGAGATCCGCGTCACGGGACAAGACACCGGCGTCTACGGCTGGGACACGGGCGACCGAAAGCTCCCGGAGCTGCTCGATCGGATCTGCGACATCGACGGCGAGTTCCGGGTTCGACTCGGGATGGCGAACCCCGGCGGGATCCACGGGATCCACGAGGAACTCGCCGACGTGTTCGCCGACAACCCGAAGCTGTACGACTTCATCCACGCCCCGGTCCAGTCCGGCTCCGACGACGTGCTCGAAGACATGCGCCGGCAACACCGCGTCGACAAGTTCCGCGAAGTCGTCGCGGCGTTCGACGACCGGCTCGACCACTGGACGCTCTCGACCGACTTCATCGTCGGCTTCCCCACCGAGGACGACGCCGACCACGAGCAGTCGATGGACCTGCTCCGAGAGGTCCGCCCCGAGAAGATCAACGTCACCCGCTTCTCAAAGCGCCCCGGCACCGACGCCGCGGACATGAAGGGGCTCGGGGGCACGGTGAAAAAGGAGCGCTCGAAGGCGATGTCGGCGCTGAAGATGACGGTCGTCGGCGAGGCGTACGAGTCGATGGTCGGCGACGAGTTCGAGGTGCTCGTCGTCGAGGAGGGGACCGGCGACTCGGTGAAGTGCCGCGACAGCGCCTACAGACAGATAATCGTCCAGAATGCGACGGAACGCGGCGTCGCGGTCGGCGACGTCCTGACCGTGACCGTGACCGGACACAACACGGTGTACGCGTTCGGCGACCCGGTCGACGGCGACCGCTCCGCCGACGATGCGGCGGAGCACCCCCGGACGACGGCATAG
- a CDS encoding helix-hairpin-helix domain-containing protein, with protein sequence MELEAIPGVGAKTAAALSELDDPVETVESGDVAAIARAPGVNEARAARIARGAIRRRHGDTGRVLATDRAREVYRSAIDLLRERTVTDYAAKRLETFYPSASASRIAEAQSLAAAATERDPDPDVRDALAGVEPLSDPPTVRVRDRCLATADAETLARAERAVPELSVETVEDARDISELARSYATVIVTDEAFAGLDVEGDVKVRPDALETPAETVPERLLAFFATNRERLEAAAAVHEAAAAADDPITVDGPAVDLDRLRDALARLDDDGTIVGDEELARLSDAVDDLDAAVSTAASVADDRLREAIRERDVTIEGTDFLSLVEQGARVDSLLDRELADEYDEAIAAAREHLADALRLAPEEAELAEPIFDGEPSFPVEHDEDAVSRLRTELAAARDRRAARLKADLAADLGDLREPVETLVRDALELDVELAIARFASDFDCVMPAVVDPESSGGSEDATDGGFRIEGGRSPLLDVAFDDVEPIDYGVSGATLLSGVNSGGKTSTLDLVALVVVLAQMGLPVPAESATVERCEEIHYYAKSQGTLDAGAFEATLRDFGDLVEGADGRLVLVDELESITEPGASAKIIAGILEALDDQHATAVFVSHLAREIRDAADFAVAVDGIEAAGLVDGELRVNRSPKKGHLARSTPELIVEKLAGDRGGEFYDDLLEKF encoded by the coding sequence ATGGAGTTGGAGGCGATCCCCGGCGTCGGCGCGAAGACGGCGGCGGCGCTGTCGGAGCTCGACGACCCTGTCGAGACCGTCGAGTCCGGCGACGTGGCCGCCATCGCTCGCGCGCCGGGCGTCAACGAGGCCCGCGCGGCGCGGATCGCCCGCGGCGCGATCCGACGACGACACGGCGACACGGGGCGCGTACTCGCGACCGACCGCGCCCGCGAGGTGTACCGCTCGGCGATCGACCTGCTGCGCGAGCGCACCGTCACCGACTACGCCGCGAAGCGGCTGGAGACGTTTTACCCGAGCGCGTCGGCCTCGCGGATCGCGGAGGCGCAGTCGCTCGCGGCCGCGGCGACGGAGCGCGACCCCGACCCCGACGTCCGCGACGCGCTCGCCGGCGTCGAACCGCTCTCGGACCCGCCGACCGTGCGCGTCCGCGACCGCTGTCTCGCGACCGCCGACGCCGAGACGCTCGCGCGCGCCGAGCGCGCGGTCCCCGAACTGTCGGTCGAAACGGTCGAAGACGCCCGAGATATCTCCGAACTCGCGCGGTCGTACGCGACGGTGATCGTGACAGACGAGGCGTTCGCCGGCCTCGACGTGGAGGGCGACGTCAAGGTCCGGCCGGACGCGTTGGAGACCCCCGCCGAGACGGTCCCCGAGCGGTTGCTCGCCTTCTTCGCGACGAACCGCGAGCGGCTGGAGGCGGCCGCCGCGGTCCACGAGGCGGCCGCGGCGGCCGACGACCCGATAACCGTGGACGGCCCCGCCGTCGACCTCGACCGGCTCCGGGACGCGCTCGCGCGGCTCGACGACGACGGGACGATAGTCGGGGACGAGGAACTCGCGCGGCTCTCCGACGCGGTCGACGATCTCGACGCGGCGGTGTCGACGGCAGCGTCCGTCGCCGACGACCGCCTGCGCGAGGCGATCCGCGAGCGCGACGTGACTATCGAGGGGACGGACTTCCTCTCTCTCGTCGAGCAGGGCGCGCGCGTCGACTCCCTTCTGGACCGCGAGCTGGCCGACGAGTACGACGAGGCGATAGCCGCCGCCCGCGAGCACCTCGCGGACGCCCTCCGGTTAGCGCCCGAGGAGGCCGAGCTCGCAGAGCCGATCTTCGACGGCGAGCCGTCGTTCCCGGTCGAACACGACGAGGACGCGGTCTCGCGGCTCCGAACCGAACTCGCCGCCGCCCGCGACCGGCGGGCCGCCCGCCTGAAAGCCGACCTCGCGGCCGACCTCGGCGATCTCAGAGAGCCGGTCGAAACGCTGGTGCGCGACGCGCTCGAACTCGACGTGGAACTCGCGATCGCGCGGTTTGCGAGCGACTTCGACTGCGTGATGCCCGCGGTCGTCGACCCCGAATCGAGCGGCGGTTCGGAAGACGCGACGGACGGCGGCTTCCGGATCGAGGGCGGGCGCTCGCCGCTTCTCGACGTCGCGTTCGACGACGTCGAGCCGATCGACTACGGGGTCTCGGGCGCGACGCTCCTGTCCGGGGTCAACTCCGGCGGGAAGACCTCCACCCTAGATTTGGTCGCGCTCGTCGTCGTGCTCGCGCAGATGGGGCTTCCCGTGCCCGCCGAGTCGGCAACCGTCGAGCGCTGCGAAGAGATCCACTACTACGCCAAATCGCAGGGCACTCTCGACGCCGGCGCGTTCGAGGCCACGCTCCGGGACTTCGGCGACCTCGTCGAGGGCGCGGACGGCCGGCTCGTCTTGGTCGACGAACTGGAGTCGATCACGGAGCCGGGCGCGTCCGCGAAGATCATCGCCGGCATCTTGGAGGCGCTCGACGACCAGCACGCGACCGCGGTGTTCGTCTCGCACTTGGCCCGCGAGATCCGCGACGCCGCCGACTTCGCGGTCGCCGTCGACGGCATCGAAGCGGCCGGGCTCGTCGACGGCGAACTCCGTGTGAACCGCTCGCCGAAGAAGGGACACCTCGCGCGCTCGACGCCGGAGCTCATCGTCGAGAAGCTCGCCGGCGACCGCGGCGGCGAGTTCTACGACGATCTGTTAGAGAAGTTCTGA
- the sucD gene encoding succinate--CoA ligase subunit alpha has protein sequence MSIFVDDDTRVVVQGITGGEGKFHAGQMIEYGTNVVAGAVPGKGGQEVDGVPVYDTVDEAVEAEDADASVIFVPPAFAGDAIFESLDTDLDLAVAITEGIPTQDMAKVNKRLSEVETRLIGPNCPGIITPGEAKLGILPGNIFSEGRVGLVSRSGTLTYQVVDNLTERGLGQSTAIGIGGDPIIGTSFIDALDAFESDPATDAVVMCGEIGGEDEEQAAKFIGEHMDTPVAGFIAGRTAPPGKRMGHAGAIVSGSGTGTAQSKIDALNDAGVPVGDTPEEVADHVEDFL, from the coding sequence ATGAGCATTTTCGTCGACGACGACACCAGAGTGGTCGTACAGGGAATCACCGGCGGGGAAGGCAAGTTCCACGCCGGCCAGATGATCGAGTACGGCACCAACGTCGTCGCCGGCGCAGTGCCGGGCAAGGGCGGCCAGGAGGTCGACGGCGTCCCCGTCTACGACACCGTCGACGAGGCCGTTGAGGCCGAAGACGCGGACGCGTCCGTCATCTTCGTGCCGCCCGCGTTCGCGGGCGACGCCATCTTCGAGTCGCTCGACACCGATCTCGACCTCGCGGTCGCGATCACCGAGGGGATTCCGACCCAAGATATGGCGAAGGTGAACAAGCGCCTGAGCGAGGTCGAAACCCGCCTCATCGGCCCGAACTGTCCGGGGATCATCACGCCCGGCGAGGCGAAGCTCGGCATCCTCCCCGGCAACATCTTCAGCGAGGGCCGCGTCGGGCTCGTCTCCCGGTCCGGAACGCTGACCTACCAGGTCGTCGACAACCTCACCGAGCGCGGGCTCGGCCAGTCGACCGCGATCGGCATCGGCGGCGACCCGATCATCGGCACCTCCTTCATCGACGCGCTCGACGCGTTCGAGTCCGACCCAGCGACCGACGCGGTCGTGATGTGCGGTGAGATCGGCGGCGAGGACGAAGAGCAGGCCGCGAAGTTCATCGGCGAGCACATGGACACGCCGGTCGCCGGCTTCATCGCCGGCCGCACTGCGCCCCCGGGCAAGCGGATGGGCCACGCGGGCGCTATCGTCTCCGGCTCCGGCACGGGCACGGCCCAGTCGAAGATCGACGCGCTCAACGATGCGGGTGTCCCCGTCGGCGACACCCCCGAGGAAGTCGCAGACCACGTCGAGGACTTCCTGTAG
- a CDS encoding ArsR family transcriptional regulator codes for MDEGTRELLSPLPPSAKLVYYVLEAEGRFDQTGLAEETRLSTRTVRFAVEKLIDVGLVEEGFCPTDARRSVYEAVDAAEASDPGSAGDPDVEAPTATAVAED; via the coding sequence ATGGACGAAGGTACCCGCGAACTGCTCTCGCCGCTCCCGCCGAGCGCCAAGCTCGTCTACTACGTCCTCGAAGCCGAGGGCCGCTTCGACCAGACGGGGCTCGCGGAGGAGACTCGGCTCTCGACGCGCACGGTCCGGTTCGCGGTCGAGAAGCTGATCGACGTCGGCCTCGTCGAAGAGGGGTTCTGTCCCACCGACGCGCGCCGGTCGGTGTACGAGGCGGTCGACGCGGCCGAGGCGAGCGATCCGGGATCCGCGGGCGACCCCGACGTGGAGGCCCCGACGGCGACCGCGGTCGCCGAGGACTGA
- a CDS encoding cytochrome P450: protein MGTERSGEPPGPSGLPVVGNARQFASDPLSFYEEVAREYGPIARYALGGRVFYQLSDPELVEQVLVHENDRFDKGEEYRRILNPVIGNGLLISEGEFWREQRHRMEPAFHPEALAEYAPVIVEHTERLLDDWRDDTVRDVHADMMQLTVEIAAKTLFDADIRKYEANISDALEAVMDRSEKRLERPIEIPDSVPTPGNRRYKRALSTLTEIATEIVESHDGSGDDVVSRLLRAKPNADGLDDEQIRDEVVTLLLAGHETTALALTYTLYLLATNPEQADRLGAELDETAGRGPLSTDVTAELSYTKRTLREGMRVYPPVQSVIREATEPVEIGGYELDDGVVVTAPQWVIHRDPRFYERPEAFRPERWDEAFRESLPRFAYFPFGGGPRRCIGENFAKQEMRLALATIARDWEFEAVTDELSLSPSITLRPDGPVKLRVGRR from the coding sequence ATGGGAACGGAACGAAGTGGGGAACCGCCGGGGCCGTCGGGCCTTCCGGTAGTGGGAAACGCTCGCCAGTTCGCGTCGGATCCACTGTCGTTCTACGAGGAGGTCGCGCGCGAGTACGGACCGATCGCCCGCTACGCGCTCGGCGGTCGGGTGTTCTACCAGCTGAGCGACCCGGAACTCGTCGAGCAGGTGCTCGTCCACGAAAACGACAGGTTCGACAAAGGCGAGGAGTACCGACGGATTCTCAACCCCGTCATCGGCAACGGACTGTTGATAAGCGAGGGGGAGTTCTGGCGCGAGCAGCGTCACCGGATGGAGCCGGCCTTCCACCCGGAGGCGCTCGCGGAGTACGCGCCGGTGATAGTCGAACACACGGAGCGGCTGCTGGACGACTGGCGCGACGACACGGTGCGAGACGTCCACGCGGACATGATGCAACTCACCGTCGAGATCGCGGCGAAGACGCTTTTCGACGCCGACATTCGGAAGTACGAGGCCAACATCTCCGACGCCCTCGAAGCGGTGATGGACCGGTCTGAAAAGCGGCTCGAACGGCCGATCGAGATACCCGATAGCGTTCCCACCCCCGGCAACCGACGGTACAAGCGCGCACTCTCGACGCTCACCGAGATCGCGACGGAGATAGTCGAGTCGCACGACGGGAGCGGAGACGACGTGGTCTCTCGGCTCCTGCGAGCGAAACCGAACGCGGACGGCCTCGACGACGAACAGATACGAGACGAGGTCGTGACGCTGCTTTTGGCGGGCCACGAGACGACCGCGCTCGCGCTGACGTACACCCTCTACCTGCTGGCGACGAACCCGGAACAGGCAGACCGGCTCGGTGCCGAACTCGACGAGACGGCGGGTCGCGGTCCGCTGTCGACGGACGTCACAGCGGAGCTGTCGTACACGAAGCGGACGCTCAGAGAGGGAATGCGCGTTTACCCGCCGGTACAGAGCGTGATACGGGAGGCCACCGAGCCGGTCGAGATCGGCGGCTACGAACTCGACGACGGGGTCGTCGTGACGGCACCGCAGTGGGTGATCCACCGCGACCCCCGGTTTTACGAGCGGCCCGAGGCGTTCCGACCGGAGCGGTGGGACGAGGCGTTCCGCGAGTCGCTCCCGCGGTTCGCGTACTTCCCGTTCGGCGGCGGGCCTCGGCGCTGCATCGGTGAGAACTTCGCCAAACAGGAGATGCGGCTGGCGCTCGCCACGATCGCGCGGGACTGGGAGTTCGAGGCCGTGACCGACGAGCTGTCGCTGTCGCCGTCGATCACGCTCCGTCCGGACGGGCCGGTGAAACTGCGAGTCGGCCGGCGGTAG
- a CDS encoding aspartate ammonia-lyase: protein MGEDYRTEEDSLGEMQVPADAYWGAQTQRAVENFPVSGIPMSRRFIRGLGVVKKAAAQANRDLGLLEEDTAEAIVAAADEVIAGEHDDQFPVDVFQTGSGTSSNMNANEVIANRAAEIAGAEIGDRVVHPNDHVNYGQSSNDVIPTAMHVASLEAVEKDLVPALETLHAELEAKEAEFDGVVKTGRTHLQDATPIRLGQEFGGYRTQVAKGIERAEAVQSNLRELALGGTAVGTGLNTHPEFPGLAAEYISEETGTTFREAENHFEAQAAHDAMAEAHGALRTIAGSMNKMANDLRLLASGPRNGLGEIEQPENQPGSSIMPGKINPVVAESVNQVHKQVVGNDAAVSAGAARGEIDLNLYKPVIAHNFLESAELLSNAAATFGERFVAKLEANEEHCETRVEQSMALATALNPAIGYDKASKVAKTALKEGKSVREAAVDAGYLTEEEADDVLDPEAMTHRVILGDDD, encoded by the coding sequence ATGGGCGAAGACTACCGCACGGAGGAGGACAGCCTCGGCGAGATGCAGGTCCCGGCCGACGCCTATTGGGGCGCACAGACCCAGCGGGCCGTCGAGAACTTCCCTGTCTCCGGGATTCCGATGAGCCGGCGGTTCATCCGCGGGCTCGGTGTCGTCAAGAAGGCGGCCGCGCAGGCGAACCGCGACCTCGGACTGCTGGAGGAGGACACCGCGGAGGCGATCGTCGCCGCCGCGGACGAGGTGATCGCGGGCGAGCACGACGACCAGTTCCCGGTCGACGTGTTCCAGACCGGCTCCGGCACCTCATCGAACATGAACGCCAACGAGGTGATCGCGAACCGCGCGGCCGAGATCGCGGGCGCGGAGATCGGCGACCGCGTCGTCCACCCGAACGACCACGTCAACTACGGCCAGTCGTCGAACGACGTGATCCCGACGGCGATGCACGTCGCCTCGCTCGAAGCCGTCGAGAAGGACCTGGTACCCGCCCTCGAAACGCTTCACGCCGAGCTGGAAGCCAAGGAGGCGGAGTTCGACGGCGTGGTCAAGACCGGACGCACGCACCTGCAAGACGCCACGCCGATCCGGCTCGGTCAGGAGTTCGGCGGCTACCGCACGCAGGTCGCGAAGGGAATAGAGCGCGCCGAGGCGGTGCAGTCGAACCTGCGCGAACTCGCGCTGGGCGGTACCGCCGTCGGGACGGGGCTCAACACCCATCCCGAGTTCCCCGGGCTCGCCGCTGAGTACATCTCCGAGGAGACGGGGACGACGTTCCGCGAGGCCGAGAACCACTTCGAGGCGCAGGCGGCCCACGACGCGATGGCGGAGGCACACGGCGCGCTCCGCACGATCGCCGGGAGCATGAACAAGATGGCAAACGACCTCCGGCTGCTCGCGTCGGGTCCGCGAAACGGCCTCGGCGAGATCGAACAGCCGGAGAACCAGCCCGGCTCGTCGATCATGCCCGGCAAGATCAACCCGGTCGTCGCCGAGTCGGTCAACCAGGTCCACAAGCAGGTGGTCGGTAACGACGCCGCCGTCTCGGCCGGCGCGGCCCGCGGCGAGATCGATTTGAACCTCTACAAGCCGGTGATCGCGCACAACTTCCTCGAATCCGCCGAGCTTCTCTCGAACGCCGCGGCGACGTTCGGCGAGCGGTTCGTCGCGAAGCTGGAGGCCAACGAGGAGCACTGCGAGACCCGCGTCGAGCAGTCGATGGCGCTCGCGACCGCGCTAAATCCCGCGATCGGCTATGACAAGGCCTCGAAGGTGGCGAAGACCGCGCTGAAAGAGGGCAAGAGCGTCCGCGAGGCCGCCGTCGACGCCGGCTACCTCACCGAGGAGGAGGCGGACGACGTGCTCGACCCCGAGGCGATGACCCACCGCGTCATCCTCGGCGACGACGACTGA